Genomic DNA from Fusobacterium varium:
TGCTTTCTATGCTGCATATCTTTCAAGAAAGGCTGAGGACTTTGATTTTGATATTATGGGAAATCCTGAAAGTGCTAAAAATCATCTTGAAGTACTTTCAAAAGAACCTAAGCTAGATGTTAAGAAAAAAGCTGAAATGGCTATTTGTGAGATAATAGTTGAGATGTATGCAAGGGGATTCCAATTCCTACCTATTGATATTTACAAATCAGGGGGAACTAAGTTTACAATTGAAGACGGTAAGATAAGAATACCATTGATCGGGCTTAGCGGACTTGGGGGAGCTGTAATTGATAATATTTTAAAAGAGAGAGAATTAGATAAATTTTTATCTTATGAGGATCTGAAAAGAAGAACTAAAGTATCTCAAACAATAGTAGAAAAATTAAAATCTATAAATGCAGTAGATTCTTTAAGTGAGACAAATCAGATCTCATTGTTTTAGGAGGGAAAATGTTAACTGAGAAAAAAGAGACAATGGGAGCTCTTCTAGTATGTCTTGCTGCGACTTTATGGGGATTTGATTCAATTGTCTTAACTCCAAATCTTTTTAAATTAAGTGTACCTTATGTAGTATTTATGGTGCATCTACTTCCTTTTGTAGGAATGACTCTACTTTTTGGAAAGGAAGAGTTAAAAAATATAAAGAAATTAGATGGAAAAGATTTGACTTATTTCTTTTTAGTAGCTCTATTTGGAGGGAGTCTGGGAACACTTTCAATAGTAAAAGCTCTATTTTTAGTAAACTTTGATCATTTGACAGTAGTTACACTTCTTCAAAAACTGCAACCTGTATTTGCTGTAATTCTTGCTTGGGTAGTTTTAAAAGAGAAGATTACAAAACAATTTGTTTTTTGGGCTATCTTAGCTTTAATTGGAGGGTATTTTCTTACTTTTGAATTTAACACTCCTCAAATGGCATATAATGGAAATATGCTTTTAGCTTGTGGATACTCTCTATTAGCTGCTTTTTCCTTTGGAAGTGCAACAGTTTTTGGAAAAAGAATATTGAAAAATGCCTCTTTTAGAACTGCACTATATTTAAGATATAGCTTTACAACTTTAATTATGTTTGTAATAAATATATTTAGTGGAACTTTAGCAAATATTCATACTACACAACCTTTTCATTGGTTTATATTTATTGTAATAGGGCTTACAAGTGGAAGTGGAGCTATTCTTCTTTACTATAAAGGGCTTAGATATATTCCAGCTAATGTGGCAACAATATGTGAGCTTTG
This window encodes:
- a CDS encoding DMT family transporter produces the protein MLTEKKETMGALLVCLAATLWGFDSIVLTPNLFKLSVPYVVFMVHLLPFVGMTLLFGKEELKNIKKLDGKDLTYFFLVALFGGSLGTLSIVKALFLVNFDHLTVVTLLQKLQPVFAVILAWVVLKEKITKQFVFWAILALIGGYFLTFEFNTPQMAYNGNMLLACGYSLLAAFSFGSATVFGKRILKNASFRTALYLRYSFTTLIMFVINIFSGTLANIHTTQPFHWFIFIVIGLTSGSGAILLYYKGLRYIPANVATICELCFPVSSILFDFIFNGKFLSGIQVISTVVMLFSIYKITQSQRNN